In Daucus carota subsp. sativus chromosome 4, DH1 v3.0, whole genome shotgun sequence, one DNA window encodes the following:
- the LOC108215630 gene encoding uncharacterized protein LOC108215630, whose amino-acid sequence MSTTDSSGSDSGQEEMEKPQKVSDYEKQRLKRMAENKARMEAMGLHKMASSLMGRAQKKSKKRDSKGKRKVGEDDDEDYEPVADSETEVDDDDEDYVGGNSAATKSNKAKKKNSASSKKVVANKNVSSNSNFVDEDEDAALLQAIALSLQDSSGFLNVLDRSPSKSSLTPKKDCNVDKIKDSPLVKEDRGGRKRKKTTSSRVQMTEDELILHFFEFDEVGQGSITLQDLRRVAAAHDFTWSDKEMAYMIQIFDSDGDGKLSLEDFTTIVGRCQMMQPVTGS is encoded by the exons ATGTCGACCACCGATTCATCCGGGTCAGATTCGGGTCAAGAAGAGATGGAAAAGCCGCAGAAAGTAAGTGATTACGAGAAGCAGAGATTGAAAAGAATGGCGGAGAATAAAGCTAGAATGGAAGCAATGGGGTTGCATAAAATGGCCTCTTCTTTAATGGGTCGTGCTCAGAAGAAGAGTAAAAAGAGAGATTCAAAGGGTAAGAGAAAAGTGGgcgaagatgatgatgaggattaTGAGCCTGTAGCTGATTCTGAAACTGAAgtcgatgatgatgatgaggattaTGTTGGTGGGAATTCTGCCGCGACTAAATCTAACAAG GCAAAGAAAAAGAATTCAGCAAGTAGCAAGAAAGTAGTAGCCAATAAAAACGTTTCGAGCAACTCAAATTTtgttgatgaagatgaagatgctgCTCTTTTGCAG GCAATTGCTTTGTCACTGCAAGACTCTTCAGGTTTTTTAAATGTGTTGGATCGTAGTCCTTCAAAAAGCTCTCTCACACCTAAAAAGGACTGTAATGTTGATAAGATAAAGGACTCGCCACTGGTTAAGGAGGATAGAGGTgggaggaagaggaaaaaaacG ACTAGTAGTAGAGTGCAAATGACTGAAGATGAGCTGATCCTGCATTTCTTTGAGTTTGACG AAGTGGGACAAGGAAGCATAACCCTACAAGATTTAAGGAGAGTAGCTGCTGCCCATGATTTTACTTGGTCAGACAAAGAAATGGCATATATGATTCAGATATTTGATAGTGATGGTGATGGAAAG CTAAGCCTTGAAGATTTTACAACTATTGTTGGTCGGTGCCAGATGATGCAACCAGTGACAGGCTCATAA